The Merismopedia glauca CCAP 1448/3 DNA window TATTCTTTTCAAAACTGGATCTGCTTCCAGCGCGCTGGAAGTCAAGGAAGTGGGCAGGGTTGCTGATGGCACCGTACCACTTAGCTCTATCCCTGATGTGGCATTTACAGTCAGCATACCGCCGTTACCGCTAGCTGCTGTCGAAGCGTCTACCACGCCTCCATCTTTAATTACTAGTTTGCCGACATCTAATCTTAAATCCCCCGCATCTCCCGACCTAATGGTTGAAGCGCTAATCGAACTTCTTTGCAAACTTCGAGGTTCAATTCCCACAATTTGCACGGTTCCGCTTGCTTCTACGAAAACATCGCCACCTCTACCCGTTCCTACGCTAGTAGATACCAATCTGGCACCATCTTTGATATTGATGTTTGTAGCTTGAATGTTGATATTCCCCGCAGGTGCAGAGCCAAAATTAAGGGCATTAATGGAACTGATAGTTAAACCATCTTGTGGAGATACACCCAAAAGATTTAAAACATCGGTTTGAATTTCAATACTGCCGCTTTGCCCTCGGCTATAACTTCGAGAACTGACCAAGGCACCATCTTGAATATTAATCTGAGGCGATCGCATTTCGATCTCGGCGCTATTTCCATCGCTTAAAGATTCCGAAAATATCCCCGCCGCGATCCTGGCATTTGGGTCAGTACCGTTAATATTGATGCTTCTAGAGCCTTCTAAGCTAATTTTATTGTCGGCTCTACTCCCAAAGTTTTGCAGCAAAATTACCGAAGCTGTATCTATCTTTAGATCTTTTCCGTGAATGCGAATCTCACCTCCACCCAATCCCGTGGCATTTAACAGCGACCTTTGACTTAAAGTTATTGTCCCTGGCGCAATCAATTCAATTTGACCGCTTGGTGCTGTGACTATTCCTCCTGAAAAAGATATCTCTCCCCCTGCTAAGACCAAGGATTGATTTGGGAGTACAGATAGTCCCCTGTTTGAATTAAGACCCGTAACTGGCAATCCAAAGCGACTGGATAATTCGTGTCCTTGATTAATTACTTGAATTTTGCCGTCACTTGGATCTAAGTTAAAGTTAGTAATTTCTCCATAGCTAAGTATGGGGGCTATTGAATCTACTTGAAAGATGCTGCCGTCGCTGAAACTTAAGCTCCTGGCGCTGGATGCCCAAAAAGAACCACCTAAATTTAATTGGGCGTTATGACCGAAGATGATGCCTCTAGGATTTAAAAAGTAGAGGTTAGCACTACCATTAGCTTTAATTAGCCCATTGATAGTTGAAGGATTATTCCCTCTCACTCTAGTAATGATATTTTGTACGTTTAATGAATTTTGGAAGTGGGCGCTACCACTGGGTAAGGAAAAGTCTGTGAAGCTATGGAACAGATTTCGGTTTCGCTCTACTCCTCCTTGAATGACAAAGTTATTACCAGTCCCGCTAACTTGGGAATTAAGGGAAGAGTCTGGAGTAATTTGAGCTATGGCTGCGGGACACAAACTCATAATTAAGCCGAAAATTGGCACTAATTTCCACATGGTTCAATTTCGGGATTTAGGAACAATGTCATAGTCAGGACATTTGAGGAGAAGCCCTTCTCTTTTGGGTTTGAGGGTTCTTGGCTCGCTTAGTTCGAGGTTCCAAGCTCTCAACATTGTCGCTAGGACGATTTTCATTTCTAACAAAGCAAATGCCATGCCCAAACAACGGCGGTTACCTCCTCCAAAGGGTAGGTATTCGTGGGGTGCATACTGTCTTTCTAAAAATCTTTCTGGGCGAAAGGCTTTGGGATCTGGATAAAGATCTTCGCGATGGTGAGTTAAATAGATAGCTGGAAAAATTGGCACTCCAGCCGGAATCACAAACCCTCCTAAATTATAGTCCTGTTGGGGGATTCGATTGAAGCAGGACATGGGAGCAGGATATATCCGCAAAGTTTCTAGGCAAACGGCGTTGAGATAGGGTAGGCGCGTCAATCCTAGATAATCCGATGCATCTATTTGGCTCAATTCTGCTAGTAACTGTTGCTCGATAGAGCGACCTGCCAAGGCTGCCCTGGCGCGATCGCTCTTGACCCACCACAGGAGCCAACTAAGAGCTATAGCCGTCGTTTCTTTCCCTGCAAACAGGAGCGTCATCAGTTCGTCTCTTAGCTCAATGTCCTCCATTTTGCGCCCGTTTTCATCTTCAGCCGAAATCATCAAGCTTAAGATATCAGAACCGTTAGCTTGAGCGCGTTTATCGGCAATTTCTTCATAAATTAACCTATCTCTGGCTTCGGCTCTGGCTTTAGCTTGGTGCCATTGGGGAGACTTTTTAATTAACCCTCTTGAAGGGGGGAAAGCTAAGGCAATTCCTTGCAACAAATTGGCTGTAGGAGTGTTTCTAGCTAGCAGCAAGCTTTCTATTTGCTGGCTTCTGTCGCTATCTGTTAAGCCAAATACGGTTTTAGCGATCGCTTTAAAGGAGATCTCTTTCATAACCGAGGGTAGATTAACTTTACCCCCTTCTTTCCAAGAGCTTGTCTGCTGCTGGACTATTTGGGCGATAGTGTCTGCGTAACTTCTCAAGCGATCGCCGTGAAAAGGTGGAGTTAAAAGCTTCTTTTGACTGCGGTGGCGCTCTCCATCGATGGCGACTAAGGACTCTTTACCCAAAAGACCAATGGCAAATTTGCTAGCTGATTGGAATTTGTAGGGTTCGACGGCAAAAATCTGCTCGATTAATTGGGGATTGCTGACGTGAACTTGAGGGCGAAATGTAGGTCCTATATTGATGCTGAAAACGTCCCCATATTTCTGGGCATTTTCTTCAAAAAATTGAGTCGGGTAAAACAGCCATTTGAAAGTTTGTATGTAGGGGAGATCTTGAGAACTTGGAGGTAGTTGACCCATTTGCTTCGCTTTTCTAAACAGGCTTTGAGTTCGACCTCGAAGGCAATAGATAGTCTGTCCGCCGTTACGTCAATGTAGATGAAATGCTTGATTCTCGTAATTGTCTTTCAGCATACCAAATTGTGGCTAATCAAAACCGAATTGCGAAATTCACATCTGTCTGAATCAACCATAGATGATTAATAATTTCCAAAAACAAGAAGCGATCGCCAATGGAGCAGAAATCAAGATGGCAATCGCAGTCCAGGGGAATATGCCTAAAGCGATCGATAAAATGGTCACCAGAAAAATGGGTAGAAGCCTCCATTTACAGCTTACGAAGGTATCAATTCATAGTTTGCGCTGCTAAATACTTGTCGATCGCATCTCTAATTACATCTGGGACAGTGCAATTTTTCTGTTGTGCCAGAGTTTCGAGTTGCAGCTTGATTTGAGGGGGAATTTGCGCCTTCACCTGCGCCGATAAAGGGCGATCGCTCCGGCGCTCTGAGCGATATTTGGTGCCGAAATCTGGATTGCCGCCCGGTCTTGCCATACAAACCTTGAGTTGCCGTACTTCTAGATTATATCGCCGCAGCGATCGCCAAAACAACTAATGATTATAATAGTCAAGTACGCACCTATTAAGCTATAATAAAATCGCGAGTTTTGCAGTAGCTGATATGGCTGTAACCGAAACTACCTCAATCGTCTTGCTGCCAATCGATCTGATCGAACGGGATGGGGAAACCCAGCCGAGAGTTAAAATTCATCCGGCAACGGTCGTCGAATACGCTCAAGATATGCAAGCGGGAGCGGCGTTTCCGCCAATAACGGTTTTTAATGATGGCGGTATCTACTGGCTGGCAGATGGCTACCACCGGATTGAATCGGCTTTATCAATCGGTGCAACTCAAATCTTATCGAACGTCAAACTGGGCAGCAAAAGAGATGCAATCCTCTATGCCGTGAGAGCTAACGGAACTCACGGACTCAGGAGATCGAATGAAGACAAGCGGCGATCGGTTGCCATCTTGCTACAAGATCCACAGTGGAGTCGTTGGAGCGATCGCCAAATCGCTCGTTGTTGCGGAGTGCATCACGACTTGGTAGGAAAATTGAGATCCTCACTGGCGGTTACCGCCAGTGAGAAAATCTATAAGACCAAACATGGCACTACCTCCGTCATGGATACGACAAATATTGGCGGTAGAGCGAGTAAGAGCGCTACCATTGGCAATCGCGTCACCGTTACCCAAAACCATCCGCTATTAGCAGGTATGAGTGGTACTATTTGCCAAGTACCAAATCCGGGAGCGGCAATCGTGGAGCTAGATAGCGGAGAGCGAGAATTAATTGATATCCAATACCTCAAGCCGGCGATTGCCCATCACCTCAAACTGAACCCAGGAGGGCTAGTAGAAGTGAGAAATCCTGCCAATCCTTCTCTAGATAGCCGCCAGGGGCGAATCGCCGCCATTAGGAATGAAACTGTAGAAGTTTGGCTGCGAGATATCGAACGGATGACCATGCACAGGCATAGGTTACCAATCGAGCAGGTAGAACCATTACCTATAGAATCTGAACCCAGACTAGCTGAAATTAGCGATCGCTTGCAGAGGTTAATGGCGATTGGTCTAGATCCTTTTGAACTTGAGATCGTCTCTATGCTAGAGCGCGCTGTAGTTTTAACGCCAACCGAAATGGATTATTTGAATTTGATTGAGAAACGCTACACTGCCCAAATAGAGGGCGATTCTTTACAATAGAGGCTGAACGATTGTCCTTTGGGGCAGCGCCAGGGCGGGAACTAACTATCCCTCTTTTGTTACTTTAGGGAAAGAAAAAGAATTGATAGTTTAACTAGCGATCGCGCTGCTCGTCAAACAGTGCATCTAGGCTAATATTGCCATAAGATGGCTAAAATCTGGCATAGTGCCGAATTACCTGCATCAGAAGTTCTCTATCGCTTGTCAGGGTATCCATTGTTTGACCTCTGTAGTTTATCTGTTTGTTGACAGCAACTTTTCAGAGCGATCGCACTTCCATTTTGCCATTCAATTGTGAAATCTAACGTGTCATTTTGCCCCAAATTATCCCGCTTCCTTAACTGAGCTTCGTGAAACAAGGTTCTGGCGGCATGACAATCATTGGTGTTTCCATCCCCTTGCGGGGAAGCAGTAATGGAAAGCCTTGGGCGAATAAGTGGATTGTCATCAAGACCATCCTGTTTCCATCCCCTTGCGGGGAAGCAGTAATGGAAAGCAAAACTAAAATGTTGACATACAACTTGTTCGATTTTGTTTCCATCCCCTTGCGGGGAAGCAGTAATGGAAAGTTGAGCGTAGTAACCTCAGTTGAATGTAAA harbors:
- a CDS encoding cytochrome P450 translates to MGQLPPSSQDLPYIQTFKWLFYPTQFFEENAQKYGDVFSINIGPTFRPQVHVSNPQLIEQIFAVEPYKFQSASKFAIGLLGKESLVAIDGERHRSQKKLLTPPFHGDRLRSYADTIAQIVQQQTSSWKEGGKVNLPSVMKEISFKAIAKTVFGLTDSDRSQQIESLLLARNTPTANLLQGIALAFPPSRGLIKKSPQWHQAKARAEARDRLIYEEIADKRAQANGSDILSLMISAEDENGRKMEDIELRDELMTLLFAGKETTAIALSWLLWWVKSDRARAALAGRSIEQQLLAELSQIDASDYLGLTRLPYLNAVCLETLRIYPAPMSCFNRIPQQDYNLGGFVIPAGVPIFPAIYLTHHREDLYPDPKAFRPERFLERQYAPHEYLPFGGGNRRCLGMAFALLEMKIVLATMLRAWNLELSEPRTLKPKREGLLLKCPDYDIVPKSRN
- a CDS encoding histidine kinase, with the translated sequence MARPGGNPDFGTKYRSERRSDRPLSAQVKAQIPPQIKLQLETLAQQKNCTVPDVIRDAIDKYLAAQTMN
- a CDS encoding ParB N-terminal domain-containing protein, which encodes MAVTETTSIVLLPIDLIERDGETQPRVKIHPATVVEYAQDMQAGAAFPPITVFNDGGIYWLADGYHRIESALSIGATQILSNVKLGSKRDAILYAVRANGTHGLRRSNEDKRRSVAILLQDPQWSRWSDRQIARCCGVHHDLVGKLRSSLAVTASEKIYKTKHGTTSVMDTTNIGGRASKSATIGNRVTVTQNHPLLAGMSGTICQVPNPGAAIVELDSGERELIDIQYLKPAIAHHLKLNPGGLVEVRNPANPSLDSRQGRIAAIRNETVEVWLRDIERMTMHRHRLPIEQVEPLPIESEPRLAEISDRLQRLMAIGLDPFELEIVSMLERAVVLTPTEMDYLNLIEKRYTAQIEGDSLQ
- a CDS encoding two-partner secretion domain-containing protein, which codes for MWKLVPIFGLIMSLCPAAIAQITPDSSLNSQVSGTGNNFVIQGGVERNRNLFHSFTDFSLPSGSAHFQNSLNVQNIITRVRGNNPSTINGLIKANGSANLYFLNPRGIIFGHNAQLNLGGSFWASSARSLSFSDGSIFQVDSIAPILSYGEITNFNLDPSDGKIQVINQGHELSSRFGLPVTGLNSNRGLSVLPNQSLVLAGGEISFSGGIVTAPSGQIELIAPGTITLSQRSLLNATGLGGGEIRIHGKDLKIDTASVILLQNFGSRADNKISLEGSRSININGTDPNARIAAGIFSESLSDGNSAEIEMRSPQINIQDGALVSSRSYSRGQSGSIEIQTDVLNLLGVSPQDGLTISSINALNFGSAPAGNINIQATNINIKDGARLVSTSVGTGRGGDVFVEASGTVQIVGIEPRSLQRSSISASTIRSGDAGDLRLDVGKLVIKDGGVVDASTAASGNGGMLTVNATSGIELSGTVPSATLPTSLTSSALEADPVLKRIFSLPDFPSGSAGKLEINTPSLIIRDNAAVSVNNQGTGNGGELSINSPFIRLTGGSITAATASGNGGEININSSVLRLQNGSSITATASGTGNGGNIDIDTDALVLDNSTISANALFGKGGNITINTQGLFKSDASAIAASSEFGIDGTVQIDGFDTTLISNELAAFQTETPNITLECNRHNSFTITGAGGLPPSLDEPLDNPTPWGEDRLPQGEQAVATTSVPVQLVEAQGWQRNPDGTVDFVVDAPGVVPYGSLRQPNCRAFSAQESY